A genomic stretch from Azotosporobacter soli includes:
- the rplK gene encoding 50S ribosomal protein L11 has product MAKKVIKLVKLQVPAAKATPAPPVGPALGQAGVNIMAFVKEFNERTAQQVGLIIPVEITVFEDRSFTFVTKTPPAPVLLKKAAGIETASGEPNKKKVGKVSRDKVREIAESKMKDLNAASVEAAMRMIEGTARSMGIEVVD; this is encoded by the coding sequence ATGGCCAAAAAAGTAATTAAGTTAGTAAAACTGCAGGTTCCTGCTGCGAAAGCGACTCCGGCGCCTCCCGTTGGTCCGGCGCTTGGTCAAGCTGGTGTGAACATCATGGCGTTCGTTAAGGAATTTAACGAAAGAACTGCACAACAGGTTGGACTCATCATTCCGGTAGAAATTACCGTATTTGAAGATAGATCTTTTACTTTTGTAACAAAGACTCCACCTGCTCCGGTTCTGCTTAAAAAAGCCGCTGGGATTGAAACTGCATCCGGCGAACCTAATAAGAAAAAAGTCGGTAAAGTATCTCGTGATAAAGTGCGCGAAATTGCTGAAAGCAAAATGAAAGACCTGAACGCCGCTAGCGTAGAAGCTGCTATGCGGATGATCGAAGGAACGGCGCGCAGCATGGGTATCGAAGTCGTCGATTAA